The following proteins come from a genomic window of Parambassis ranga chromosome 4, fParRan2.1, whole genome shotgun sequence:
- the gabra5 gene encoding gamma-aminobutyric acid receptor subunit alpha-5 isoform X1 produces MCGMGDGMYFAMRRLWFCVWLVSITCRLSLSQDVTETPKEAELKDNITIFTRILDGLLDGYDNRLRPGLGEKVTEIKTNIFVTSFGPVSDTEMEYTIDVFFRQSWKDERLCFKGPMEMLPLNNLLASNIWTPDTFFLNGKKSIAHNMTTPNKLLRLKDDGTLLYTMRLTISAECPMQLEDFPMDAHACPLKFGSYAYPVSEVVYSWTQGAAKSVVVAEDGSRLNQYHLIGQTAGTEDIFTSRGQYTVMMAHFYLKRKIGYFVIQTYMPCFMTVILSQVSFWLNRESVPARTVFGVTTVLTMTTLSISARNSLPKVAYATAMDWFIAVCYAFVFSALIEFATVNYFTKRSWAWDGKKAMEAQQPKKKDPLALSKKPNNTCSAGVNYTTNLTKDASISTISNSTTVQLKPSEIKAPDPKKTYNSVSKIDKMSRIVFPVLFGTFNLVYWATYLNREPGIKEAV; encoded by the exons ATGTGTG GAATGGGCGATGGAATGTACTTTGCAATGAGACGTCTGTGGTTCTGTGTCTGGCTTGTGAGCATCACCTGCCGTCTGAG CCTCTCCCAGGATGTAACTGAAACTCCCAAAGAGGCAGAATTAAAGGACAACATTACCATCTTCACACGCATACTGGATGGACTGTTGGATGGCTATGACAACAGACTTCGCCCTGGGCTGGGAG AGAAAGTGACAGAGATTAAAACCAATATCTTTGTCACAAGCTTTGGTCCAGTCTCTGACACTGAAATG GAATACACCATCGACGTCTTTTTTCGTCAGAGCTGGAAAGATGAACGACTTTGCTTCAAAGGCCCAATGGAGATGCTTCCCCTGAATAATCTTCTGGCCAGTAATATCTGGACACCTGACACTTTCTTCCTTAATGGGAAAAAGTCTATCGCACACAACATGACAACACCTAACAAGCTGCTGCGGCTAAAAGATGATGGGACTCTTCTCTACACCATGAG GCTGACAATCTCAGCAGAATGCCCCATGCAGCTGGAGGATTTCCCAATGGATGCCCATGCTTGTCCACTTAAATTTGGAAGTT aTGCATATCCTGTTTCTGAGGTGGTCTACTCATGGACTCAGGGAGCAGCCAAATCCGTGGTGGTGGCAGAAGATGGCTCCCGGCTCAACCAGTATCATCTGATAGGTcagacagcagggacagaggaCATCTTTACCAGCCgag GTCAATACACAGTGATGATGGCTCACTTCTACCTGAAGAGAAAGATTGGCTACTTTGTCATCCAGACCTACATGCCTTGCTTCATGACTGTAATCCTGTCGCAGGTTTCCTTTTGGCTCAACCGTGAGTCTGTGCCAGCACGCACTGTTTTTG GTGTGACCACAGTGCTTACCATGACCACTCTTAGCATCAGTGCCCGAAACTCGCTCCCTAAAGTGGCTTATGCTACTGCCATGGACTGGTTCATCGCAGTGTGCTATGCCTTTGTCTTCTCTGCCCTCATTGAATTTGCGACAGTTAATTATTTTACCAAAAGGAGCTGGGCATGGGATGGAAAAAAGGCGATGGAGGCTCAACAGCCTAAG AAAAAAGACCCTTTAGCTTTGTCAAAGAAGCCAAACAACACCTGCTCAGCTGGCGTGAATTACACAACCAACCTCACAAAGGATGCATCCATCTCAACCATTTCAAACAGTACTACTGTTCAGCTCAAGCCATCTGAAATCAAGGCTCCAGACCCCAAAAAGACGTACAATAGTGTGAGCAAGATCGACAAGATGTCCAGGATAGTGTTCCCTGTGCTGTTTGGGACCTTCAACTTAGTCTACTGGGCTACGTATCTCAATAGGGAGCCAGGGATCAAAGAAGCTGTGTAA
- the gabra5 gene encoding gamma-aminobutyric acid receptor subunit alpha-5 isoform X2: MGDGMYFAMRRLWFCVWLVSITCRLSLSQDVTETPKEAELKDNITIFTRILDGLLDGYDNRLRPGLGEKVTEIKTNIFVTSFGPVSDTEMEYTIDVFFRQSWKDERLCFKGPMEMLPLNNLLASNIWTPDTFFLNGKKSIAHNMTTPNKLLRLKDDGTLLYTMRLTISAECPMQLEDFPMDAHACPLKFGSYAYPVSEVVYSWTQGAAKSVVVAEDGSRLNQYHLIGQTAGTEDIFTSRGQYTVMMAHFYLKRKIGYFVIQTYMPCFMTVILSQVSFWLNRESVPARTVFGVTTVLTMTTLSISARNSLPKVAYATAMDWFIAVCYAFVFSALIEFATVNYFTKRSWAWDGKKAMEAQQPKKKDPLALSKKPNNTCSAGVNYTTNLTKDASISTISNSTTVQLKPSEIKAPDPKKTYNSVSKIDKMSRIVFPVLFGTFNLVYWATYLNREPGIKEAV; the protein is encoded by the exons ATGGGCGATGGAATGTACTTTGCAATGAGACGTCTGTGGTTCTGTGTCTGGCTTGTGAGCATCACCTGCCGTCTGAG CCTCTCCCAGGATGTAACTGAAACTCCCAAAGAGGCAGAATTAAAGGACAACATTACCATCTTCACACGCATACTGGATGGACTGTTGGATGGCTATGACAACAGACTTCGCCCTGGGCTGGGAG AGAAAGTGACAGAGATTAAAACCAATATCTTTGTCACAAGCTTTGGTCCAGTCTCTGACACTGAAATG GAATACACCATCGACGTCTTTTTTCGTCAGAGCTGGAAAGATGAACGACTTTGCTTCAAAGGCCCAATGGAGATGCTTCCCCTGAATAATCTTCTGGCCAGTAATATCTGGACACCTGACACTTTCTTCCTTAATGGGAAAAAGTCTATCGCACACAACATGACAACACCTAACAAGCTGCTGCGGCTAAAAGATGATGGGACTCTTCTCTACACCATGAG GCTGACAATCTCAGCAGAATGCCCCATGCAGCTGGAGGATTTCCCAATGGATGCCCATGCTTGTCCACTTAAATTTGGAAGTT aTGCATATCCTGTTTCTGAGGTGGTCTACTCATGGACTCAGGGAGCAGCCAAATCCGTGGTGGTGGCAGAAGATGGCTCCCGGCTCAACCAGTATCATCTGATAGGTcagacagcagggacagaggaCATCTTTACCAGCCgag GTCAATACACAGTGATGATGGCTCACTTCTACCTGAAGAGAAAGATTGGCTACTTTGTCATCCAGACCTACATGCCTTGCTTCATGACTGTAATCCTGTCGCAGGTTTCCTTTTGGCTCAACCGTGAGTCTGTGCCAGCACGCACTGTTTTTG GTGTGACCACAGTGCTTACCATGACCACTCTTAGCATCAGTGCCCGAAACTCGCTCCCTAAAGTGGCTTATGCTACTGCCATGGACTGGTTCATCGCAGTGTGCTATGCCTTTGTCTTCTCTGCCCTCATTGAATTTGCGACAGTTAATTATTTTACCAAAAGGAGCTGGGCATGGGATGGAAAAAAGGCGATGGAGGCTCAACAGCCTAAG AAAAAAGACCCTTTAGCTTTGTCAAAGAAGCCAAACAACACCTGCTCAGCTGGCGTGAATTACACAACCAACCTCACAAAGGATGCATCCATCTCAACCATTTCAAACAGTACTACTGTTCAGCTCAAGCCATCTGAAATCAAGGCTCCAGACCCCAAAAAGACGTACAATAGTGTGAGCAAGATCGACAAGATGTCCAGGATAGTGTTCCCTGTGCTGTTTGGGACCTTCAACTTAGTCTACTGGGCTACGTATCTCAATAGGGAGCCAGGGATCAAAGAAGCTGTGTAA